A region from the Stygiolobus caldivivus genome encodes:
- a CDS encoding acylphosphatase, with the protein MLKRMYVKVYGMVQGVGFRRFVQIHAVRLGVKGYAKNLPDGTVEVIGEGHEESLQKLLEQIRRGPPLAKVEKVDVKFEDYKGEFDTFDTY; encoded by the coding sequence TGGCATGGTACAAGGAGTAGGGTTTAGGCGTTTCGTCCAAATTCATGCGGTTAGGTTAGGAGTTAAAGGGTATGCAAAAAACCTTCCTGACGGTACAGTAGAAGTTATAGGGGAAGGACATGAGGAGTCCTTGCAGAAACTCTTAGAGCAGATAAGACGGGGCCCTCCTTTAGCTAAAGTGGAAAAAGTGGACGTTAAATTTGAAGACTATAAAGGTGAGTTCGACACTTTTGATACCTATTAA